In Eretmochelys imbricata isolate rEreImb1 chromosome 14, rEreImb1.hap1, whole genome shotgun sequence, a genomic segment contains:
- the LOC144274525 gene encoding tripartite motif-containing protein 10-like: MASGAPVREIQEETKCPICLEYLRDPVTVQCGHNFCQVCITQYCEKWAELDSDPLCCPSCRARIPKGTLRKNCQLANIAEKIKELDFKPGKKNLCERHGKALDLFCDEHGEAVCVVCERSSEHRTHPVLLLEEAAQKYKEKIQAHLKTLREEREKLLGFKMTRERKRWEYQKQTQTERQKIVSEFHQLRQFLEEQEQLLLAHLGKRDEEIVRIQNENVSKLSEEISRLSELIGELEGKCQKPASEFLQDIRSTLSRCEKGKFQQPEEISPELEEQVSDFSQKTIVLMETLRKFKDTLLSALESLGAHRQANVTLDPDTAHPDLVLSEDGKSVRWGDTRQRLPDAPERFDTVRYVLGCEGFTLGRHCWEVEVGGEEHWALGVARESVGRKGGISCSPEGGIWAMERCGGRFRALTSPATPLTLSRAPSRIRVCLDCDRGQVTFIDAGDETPIFTFPPGSVPGERIRPWLWVWPGSQLHVCP, from the exons ATGGCCTCAGGGGCTCCTGTAAGGGAAATCCAAGAGGAAACTAAATGTCCCATCTGCCTGGAATATCTGAGGGACCCAGTCACCGTACAGTGCGGGCACAACTTCTGCCAGGTCTGCATCACTCAGTACTGCGAGAAATGGGCAGAGCTGGACTCTGACCCCTTGTGCTGCCCCAGTTGCAGAGCCCGAATCCCGAAAGGGACTCTCCGAAAAAACTGTCAGCTAGCAAATATAGCGGAAAAAATCAAAGAACTGGATTTCAAACCAGGAAAAAAGAATCTGTGTGAGAGACACGGCAAAGCCCTGGATCTGTTCTGTGATGAGCACGGGGAAGCCGTGTGTGTGGTTTGTGAGAGATCCTCAGAGCACAGAACTCACCCGGTGCTTCTcctggaggaggctgcccagaaATACAAG GAAAAAATCCAGGCCCATTTGAAgactctgagggaagagagagaaaagcttctgGGATTTAAAATGACTAGAGAGCGGAAAAGGTGGGAGTATCAG aaacaaacacaaactgagaggcagaagattgtgtctgaatttcaccaactgcggcagttcctggaggaacaagagcAACTCCTGCTGGCCCACCTGGGAAAGCGGGACGAGGAGATTGTGAGGATCCAGAATGAAAATGTCAGTAAACTCTCCGAGGAGATTTCCCGTCTCAGCGAGCTGATTGGTGAGCTGGAGGGGAAGTGTCAGAAGCCAGcgagtgaattcctgcag gatatcagaagcaccttgagcag GTGTgagaaggggaagttccagcagccagaggagatTTCTCCTGAACTGGAAGAGCAAGTCAGCGATTTCTCCCAGAAAACTATTGTGCTAATGGAGACTCTGAGGAAGTTCAAAG ACACTCTGCTGTCTGCACTGGAATCCCTAGGAGCACACAGACAGG cgaatgtgactctggatccagacacggctcatcccgacctcgtcctgtctgaggatgggaaaagtgtgagatggggagacacGCGGCAGCGACTGCCCGACGCCCCTGAGAGATTTGACACTGTGCGCtatgtgctgggctgtgagggattcaccttggggagacattgctgggaggtggaggttgGGGGTGAGGAACACTGGGCtttgggggtggccagagagtctgtggggaggaagggagggatcagctgtAGCCCTGAGGGGGGGATCTGGGCAATGGAGCGGTGCGGGGGTCGGTTccgggctctcacctcccctgcgACCCCCCTGACCCTGAGCCGggcccccagcaggatccgggtttgtctggactgtgaccGGGGCCAGGTGACATTTATCGATGCTGGTGACGAGaccccgatcttcactttcccgccgggctccgtccctggggagagaatccgcccctggctctgggtgtggccgggatcccagctccACGTGTGTCCCTGA
- the LOC144274527 gene encoding zinc finger protein RFP-like, which produces MASGAPVREIQEETKCPICLEYLRDPVTIKCGHNFCQVCITQYCEKWAELDSDPLCCPSCRARIPKGTLRKNYQLANIAEKIKELDFKPGKKNLCERHGKALDLFCDEHGEAVCVVCERSSEHRTHPVLLLEEAAQKYKEKIPAHLKTLREDREKLLGFKMTSEGKRRELAKQTETERQKIVSEFQQLRQFLEEQERLLLAQLEKLDKEIVKIHNENITKLSEEISYLSELISEMEGKCQKPASEFLQDVRSTLSRCEKGKFQQPEEISPELEERVSDFSQKTIVLMETLRKFKDTLPSALESLGAHRQANVTLDPDTAHPILVLSDGGKSVRCGDTRQRLPDTPERFDSVFCVLGCEGFTAGRHRWEVEVGGEGSWAVGVARESVGRKGEISCSPEGGIWAVERLDDFRALTSPATPLPRSRAPSRIRVCLDCGRGQVTFIDAGDEAPIFTFPPGSVPGERIRPWLWVGWGTRLRLCP; this is translated from the exons ATGGCCTCAGGGGCTCCTGTAAGGGAAATCCAAGAGGAAACCAAATGTCCCATCTGCCTGGAATATCTGAGGGACCCAGTCACCATAAAGTGCGGGCACAACTTCTGCCAGGTCTGCATCACTCAGTACTGCGAGAAATGGGCAGAGCTGGACTCTGACCCCTTGTGCTGCCCCAGTTGCAGAGCCCGAATCCCGAAAGGGACTCTCCGAAAAAACTATCAGCTAGCAAATATAGCAGAAAAAATCAAAGAACTGGATTTCAAACCAGGAAAAAAGAATCTGTGTGAGAGACACGGCAAAGCCCTGGATCTGTTCTGTGATGAGCACGGGGAAGCCGTGTGTGTGGTTTGTGAGAGATCCTCAGAGCACAGAACTCACCCGGTGCTTCTcctggaggaggctgcccagaaATACAAG GAAAAAATCCCGGCCCATCTGAAGACTCTGAGGGAAGATAGAGAAAAGCTTCTGGGATTTAAAATGACTAGCGAGGGGAAAAGGCGGGA ACTGGCC AAACAGACAGAAACCGAGAGGCAGAAGATTGTGTCTGAATTTCAGCAGCTGCGGCAGttcctggaggaacaagagcgactcctgctggcccagctggaaaagctggacaaggagattgtgaagATACACAATGAAAATATCACCAAACTCTCAGAGGAGATTTCCTATCTTagtgagctgatcagtgagatggaggggaagtgtcagaagccagcaagtgaattcctccAG gatgtcagaagcaccttgagcag GTGTgagaaggggaagttccagcagccagaggagatTTCTCCTGAACTGGAAGAGCGAGTCAGCGATTTCTCCCAGAAAACTATTGTGCTAATGGAGACTCTGAGGAAATTCAAAG ACACTCTGCCGTCTGCACTGGAATCCCTAGGAGCACACAGACAGG cgaatgtgactctggatccagacacggctcatcccatCCTCGTCCTGTCTGACGGTGGGAAAAGTGTGAGATGTGGAGACACGCGGCAGCGACTGCCCGACACCCCTGAGAGATTTGACTCTGTGttctgtgtgctgggctgtgagggattcaccgCGGGGAGACAtcgctgggaggtggaggtggggggtgagggatcctgggctgtgggggtggccagagagtctgtggggaggaagggagagatcaGCTGTAGCCCtgagggggggatctgggctgtggagcGGTTGGATGACTTccgggctctcacctcccctgcgacccccctgccccggagccgggcccccagcaggatccgggtttgtctggactgtggccgggggcaggtgacatttatcgATGCTGGTGAcgaggccccgatcttcactttcccgccgggctccgtccctggggagagaatccgcccctggctctgggtggggtggggaacccgGCTCCGACTGTGTCCCTGA